Part of the Pseudothermotoga sp. genome, TTTCTTCAACTTTTCTAGAACGCTTTTGGTCACTTTGCCGGCAGCAACTACGTCTACATTTCCATAGTACGACGAATGAAAGGCTAGGACCTTTTCTCTGTTGAGTCTTTCGACTGTCTCTTTGTAGCCACTCACCGGCCGCGAGTACGGTTCCTCAAGATAAGTCTCAGCGAATAGATCCTGCACTCTACTTTCGTGATCTTCGTTGTAAGTTTTTATTTCTTCAATTATAACAGATTTTTCAAGCTCTATCGATCTCTCTTCCAGAAGGGGGTTGAAAACTATCTCCGAGAGAATTTCGATGGCTTTCTCATGATGGTCGTGAGGTACTTTCGCGAAGTAAACGGTGAAATCCTTCGTCGTGAAAGCGTTTAGACCCCCTCCAACGATCTCAAGATTGAATTTCAATGTGAATTCATCAAACTTTTTGGTACCTTTGAACGCAGCGTGCTCAATGAGATGGGCTAAGCCAGCCTCATTTGGCTCCTCATTGGCAGAGCCAACTGGTACGATGAACGCGAGCGACAGTGTTTTGACTGAAGAAATGGGCACGTAGTAAATGTGCCCATTTGAAGCCTTTGTGATTTCAATTTTCATGACACGTGCCTCCGTTTCAATCTTCGTCCGATTTTGGCTTGTTTCTGGGGCGTACTGGGCCTTTTTCCTCCTTCATCAATCTTTCCCGGGTCGGCTTTCTTTCCCCTTCAGAATGGTCTGAAGATGGTATTTCTTCGAATTGGAGTCTGCCCAGATTGTCAATGTTACACACTTTAACTTTCAACGTGTCGCCGATCTTTAGAGTTTTAATGTTGCTTGCTATTTTGCTCTGATGCAGAAGTCCTATCTTGCCCGGACCGACTTCCAGAAAAACTCCGAAAGGTTCTATGCGAGTGATTTTACCTTCGAAGATGTCTCCAACTGCTATGTCTCTGACTATTTCGTTTATCTTGTTGATCGCTGAATCAACCTTCTGTTCGCTATTACCTATAACGCTCACACGACCAGTTTCGTCGTCCACGGATATTTGAACGTCGAATTCCTTTATGATGCCTTTTATTACACGCCCACCCGGTCCAATGATTTCTCCGACTCTCGTCGGGTCAACAACCGTCGTTTTTATGATGGGTGCATACACAGAAAGGCTAGATCTGGGCTTGTCGATGGTGTTGTACATCTTCTCGAGTACGAACAATCTTGCCTCTTTGGCTTGATTCAGAGCTCGATACAAGAGTTCCCTTGAAACACCCGAAACTTTGCAATCCATTTGGAAAGCGGTGATACCATCTTTTGTGCCGGCCACTTTGAAGTCCATATCACCCCAATGATCTTCCGCACCCATTATGTCTGTCAACACCACTTCTGAATCAGGTTCAATGATCAAACCCATCGCAACACCAGCGACGTGTTTCTTCACAGGTACACCAGCATCCATGAGTGCGAGCGAACCTGAGCACACTGTAGCCATCGATGATGAGCCGTTGGACTCGAGTATCTCCGAGACCACCCTTATCGTGTAAGGGAACTCATCTTCCGATGGTAAAACGAATTTCAAAGCACGTTCTGCGAGATGTCCATGACCTATTTCCCTCCTGCTTGGTCCCCTGAGTGGTTTCACTTCCCCGGTGCAAAACGGTGGGAAATTGTAATGCAGCATGAACCTCTTGGTGCCTTCCTCCAGAATCGTGTCGATGATCTGCTCGTCCATCGGGGCACCCAGCGTTACGATACCCAAGCTTTGGGTTTCTCCCCTGGTGAACAGCGCGGAACCATGGACTCTCGGTAACAAACCAATTTCACAACTTATCGGTCTGATATCCTTAGGACCTCTCAGATCTAGCCTGATGCCTTCCTCAACGATGATTCTCCTCATTCTGTGCTTCATTTTTTCCTCGTACAGATCTTTAAGTTGAATGATGTATTGATTCAGCAACTCTTCAGCATATTTTTCCTTGAGACGATTAACGATCGATTCGTAGTATTCACCGATTGCTTGAGCCCTTGCTTTTTTGCCTTGTGTGAGTAATCTCTTACGGAGCTCTGCTTCATCGATCAATGAGAGGAAATCCTTCTCGATTTCCTCGGGTAACTTTTTCTCCTCGATTTGAACTTTGGATACGTTGAATTCACTGATGATGTCCTGCTCGAATTCAACGATCTTCTTGATCGCATCATGAGCCTTGAACAAAACCTCTATCATCTGCTCTTCACTGACTTCTTTCGCCTCACCCTCAACCATCGTTATGGCATCCGCTGTTCCAGCGACCACGATATCGATCAAGCTTCTTTCAATTTGTTCATCCGTTGGAAAGAAAATCACTTCTCCATCGATGAGTCCAACCCTCACGGCAGCGACCACGCCGTTGAAGGGTATATCTGATACGTTGAGCGCCAAGGATGCAGCCATCACACCAACCACGTCTGGGGGATTGACTGGATCAGCTGAAATGACGGTGACTATCACTTGAACTTCATTTCTAAGATGCTTCGGAAACAGAGGCCTTATAGGTCTATCGATGGTGCGGGCTGAAAGTATGGCAGCTTCGCTCGGTTTACCCTCACGTTTAATGAACCCTCCTGGTATCTTTCCAGCCGCGTAAAACCGTTCTTGAAATTCTACAGTTAGCGGCACGAAATCGACACCCTCGGTCACTTGATCAGACATGACCGCAGTTGCTAGAACGGTCGTGTCACCAATTCTCGCCAAAATGGCTCCGTTGGCTTGTTTCGCCAACCTTCCATGCTCAACATAAAACTCTTTCCCCAAAATGGTTCGATGCCAGTATTTCAAAACTATCACCTCTCCATCAAGAAACTAAAAGCGGGCCAGCGCCCGCCCTCTCCTTCGTTTTCCTCTTCATTTCCTCAAATTCAACTTTTCAATCAAGCTTCTGTAGGACTCGGGATTCACTCTCTTGAGGTATCTCAGCATCTTTCGCCTTCTTCCGACCATCTTCATTAAGCCTCGTCTGGAATGAAAATCCTTTGGATGCAATTTCAAATGCTCAGTGAGATGGTTGATGCGAGCCGTCAGAAGTGCGATCTGTACCTCCACTGAACCTGTGTCCTTCTCGTTGATTCTGAATTGTTCAATGATCTGTTGCTTCTGCTCTTTGTCCATGCATACACCTCCACCTCTTACAGCCTTCAACCCAGAAGGGGAATTTCACCCTCATCCGAGTTGAGGTCTGGAGCGGGCGACGGGGGTCGAACCCGCGACCCTCAGCTTGGGAAGCTGATGCTCTACCACTGAGCTACGCCCGCTCGCCAAAAAATAATTATACCACATTCGAGTGGTTCATCAACACTGATGACGGAAACTCAGCTCGTGGAAAACTTTTCTTTCAACAGTTCCAAAACACGCTTGGCGTTGTTTTCCTGCAACAAGATTCTGAAAAATTCATATGCCTGCAGATCGATTTCCCCAGTTTTGTTCAAAAAATAAACTTTCAACCTGGTTTTGAAAAGCTCTTTTTCCACCTCTGCCATGGAAGCAATACTTTTCACCACTTCGATCAATCGTTCATCGTGCAAACAAGCTTCTGCGATCTGCAGGAGCACATCGTCCATTCATCAAGCTTGCTTAGCCGTCACAAAAACCTTGAAAGATATGCCAGTGCGCGTTTCGTTCTCGATCTTGGCTTCCATGAAACCGGGTACCATGTAAAGATCTTTGCCGTTCTCGTTTAGGAATCTGCGAGCAACGGCTATTGCCTTGACAGCTTGGTTAACAGCCCCCGCACCTATCGCTTGGATTTCGACTCTGTCCGATTTCGACAGAGCACCTGCGATGGCTCCAGCCACCTTGTTCGGATTCGAACTCGAACTGACTTTCAAAATCTCCATTCGACCAATCCTCCTTGATCTGTAAAAATATCTCGTGCACAGTTTCTAAGGGTACTGTGCTACGAGTGATTTTACCATACATTCAAGTTATTTCAACTGCCCGCAAATACTTTGCGGCTTCTTCCGGTGGCATCGGGTTTATGTAGAATCCAGAACCCCATTCGAATCCAGCAACGTTCGTGAGACGTGGAACGATTTCCAAATGCCAATGGTAATAAATCTTACCCTCACCGTCCGTTGGGGCAGTGTGTAGCATGAAATTGTACGGAGGATTATCCAGTGCGGCAAAAATCCTATACAACGTGTTCTTCAAGATCTTTGCAAAATTCTTTACTTCCCTCTCTGTTACGTCACCGAAGGAGTGCATGTGACGTTTTGGAAGTATCCAAGTTTCACATGGAAATCTCGCCGCAAAGGGTTCTATCGATACAAAATCTTCGTTTTCTTCAACGACCCTTTCTTTTCTTTCCAGTTCTTGGCTGACTATGTCGCAGAAAACACACCTTTCTTTGTAAGAATAGTATTCCTTAGAACCAGACAGCTCTTCTTGAACTCTTTTCGGAACAATGGGTAATGCGATCAGTTGACTGTGAGGGTGGAGCAACGAAGCTCCAGCATCGCGACCATGGTTTTTGAAAATGAGGATGTACTGAACCTTCGAATCTTTGGCTATGGTCTCATATCGAAGCTTGTAAGCCCAAACAACTTCTTCGACTTGCTTGTGATCCATCAGCGCCAAATGAGTGTTGTGATCAGGAGTTTCAACGATCACTTCGTGATAACCAAACCCATCCATCGCGTCAAACATGCCAACTCCATACCGTTTCGGGGAAAGAGTAGGATTCACAGCACCGAATTTGTTCGGAACGATCCTCACCCACCAACCAGGTGTGTTTGGAGCAGTATCAGCTGGCCTGAACGCGAGAACCTCAGGCGGTGTCGTGTGTTCGTTGCCGTAGTCGAAAGGACAGAACGCAGCTTTTTCTTCGACTTTTGGCCTAGCAAAATCGTGTGGTCGTTTCGCACGTTCGGTGGCGATGATCACCCAGCGTTTTAACACCGGATCTTTTCTGAACTCGGGCATGTTCGATCCTCCTCAAACTCTTCTCTTCTTCAGAGCTTCTTGATATACTTTCAAGTATTGCTTGGCAGAACGCTCCCAAGAGACATCCGTTTGCATCGCGTTTTGAATAATTCTTTTCCAATGGTGCTTTTCATTCCGGTAGAAATGAATCGCCCTCGCAACTGCCAGGAGTAAATGAGCAGGGTCATACTCTCTAAAGCCAAAACCGTTACCTAGGCCTGTCTGTGCATCGTATTCCTTCACAGTGTCAGCTAAACCTCCTGTATAGCGCACTATTGGAACCGTGCCGTACCTCAAACTGTACATTTGACCCAACCCACAAGGTTCATACCTTGAAGGCATGAGGAACATATCACAACCAGCGTAAATTTTCTGCGCGAGTTCTATGTCAAACTTTATATTGCTTGAAACTTTGTCTGGATAATCCTTCTGAAGCCTTTGAAACATTTCCTCATATCTTTTTTCGCCGGTACCTAAAACTATGAACTGCACATCGAACAAGAAAAGGTAATCTGCGATCTTTTCAATCAAATCTAGTCCTTTCTGATCTACCAACCTGTTTATCATACCGATGAGGGGTACGTCTTCCCTCACCGGGAGGTTCAAATCTTTCTGTAGACGTTTTTTGTTCTCATATTTCTTCTCCAAACTGTTCAGATCGTAATTGACGTAAATCTTTTTATCCGTCGCAGGATTGTAATCTTCGTAGTCTATCCCGTTCAAAATTCCGTAGAGATCTTCCGCTCTGAGTCTCAGCACACCGTCGAGTTTCTCACCGTATTCTTCCGTTTGGATCTCCTGCGCGTAGGTTGGGCTCACGGTGGTGATGACATCGCTGAACAATATTCCGCCCTTCAGAAAGTTTATACGACCGTAAAATTCCAATCCATCTATGTTGAAAAGATATCCTGGAAGGCCAGCGAACTTCATGTAATTCGGGCTGAAAACACCTTGATATCCGAGGTTGTGGATCGTAAAAACAATCGCGGTTCTACTGAAGAAAGGATCGACTCTATAGAGTGTTTTCAAATAAACTGGGACCAAACCCGTCTGCCAATCATGAGCATGCACGATGTCGAATTGCTCAGAAAGATGCTTTATCGCTTGAATAGAAGCCGCACAGAAAAATATCGCTTGTTCCGCGAGATCAGGCCCTTCATACACGTTGTCCGCTGAAAAATAGTAATTGTTCGCTATGAAGTAAACAGTGACGTTGGAACCGGGCAACTGCGATTTGTAAAGATCGAATTTTTCTTGCGTTTGTACGTTCTCAACGGGTATAGATTTGGCAACCTCCACGATTCGATATCCAAACTTCTCGCTATTCTTCAGAACCAGCTTGTGCAAGGGCATGAAGATCGAAACCTTAGCCCCACTTTTTTCTATCGCTTTGGGCAAAGCACCAATCACATCGGCAAGTCCCCCAACTTTGGCAAAGGGGTGAACTTCATAAGCAATCATCGCGACCCTCATATCTTCACCTCGCTGTCGGAATTATAGCATGATCCTTTTGAAACTGAAGAAGACTGCTGAGAACTTCCTCCAATCCAACTTGAAAGAAAAATTTTCCATCTTTCAATCCCAACTTGACGTAAGGTATCAACGGAATTTGGTAAGAGATATGCCCATTGAAGTACAACTTAGCCCAGTACTCTTCATCTGTGCCACGCAACATGCCAAAACTCAGTGCGAGACCGTCGAGCGCAAAGAATCCGTCGAAGCTACCAAAATTTGTTCTTATCGTCGGGAGAACCACCTCCATCTCGTACACTGGGCCTTCAAGCCCCAACCTCCCGCTCACTTCCAGCAACAATCCTTTGAATAAGAACGCCTTCGAGAGTCCGAAGTACATACTTGGCAATATTCCAACGGTGAAAGAAAAATCAGCGAATCTTTTTAGGTGTATAAGTCCTCCAACACTACCTAAAGCATATCCGAACGCGAGTTTTGGGATCGTTCCATCACTCGATATGTCCAAGCCCATCGCCACGGAAAACACATCGTTTTTTAAACTCTTTGAGGTTTTGCTAGATATACTTAAGTCGATCGTTAACCTTTGGTTCAACGTCGAAAGTGATACCGTTAATCCCCTTGAACTGTTGAAGAACACTTGACCATAATGCATGTTGACAGTTTTCACAAATGCTCCCGCAAGAACGTTATCCATCAAATCGTCCCAAAAACCAACCATCACGCCTGCTCCAAAATCCTTTTGAATCAAATCTATCCATGGAAACGGCAGTAAGAATCTCATCTTCAACGCATCGTGGTACTGTATTGAAGAAATTTCCACATCTTCCAACTTTAACCAGTCATTACCGAGAATCACTTTGGGTTCTTCGATACGCTGCTCAACGATCTTGGCATCTTCCTTGAACAGTGCATAACCGCCTGGGAGTGGCTTGATCGAAAAGATGTATCCTTCATACTGTACAGCAGAGATACTGTTGCTGACACCCAATTCATGGATTTGATTCGTTCGAAGATCTAACCTGAACGTTCGAAGTTCACCTTTTCGATCGCTGACAAAATAAATCACATCTCCCAGAACGACAGGTGAAAGCTTTGCTTTTCCATCACTCGTCAGTTTGATCAATCTTTCACTCTCAAGCATGTAAAGATCAACATTTCTAGCATCCTTCGCTGTGAAAACGATGCGATTTTTCGAAGCGGAGATTTGAAGCGGTGTTAAGTTGTGTGGAATAACAACGTCTTGAGTGATGGATCTTTTCACATCCAAAACTTTGATCTTTCTTATGTCGTTCTCTTGAACGATTAAAGCTAACCTCTCATCGTCTACCCACGATACGTCGATCACATGTTTCACATTTAAATCATTCACAGAACCGTTCCAGAGCAACAGTTTAGAAACGTACCTTCCTTCTTCAACTACCATTTTCACAATTGCGAGTTCTCTTCGAGAATTCACCGAGAAACTCACTATGCTTGGAGTTTCCAACAACTTGTGATGTTTGCCTTCGAAGATATCGTAGAAATAGATCGCACTTGTTTCATCATAACCTTTGAAGATGTAATAAACTCTCCACAATTCCAAGTTCAATTTTGAAGCCAGCAGGGAAAGTTCGGTCAGCTTTTCACCATCAAAGGAACGCTCAACGTTCGACCAAGCTTCTTCAAGCTCTTTGGGAGAAGCAATTTTCCTGAGATGCCTATAGAATGTTGCGAGTGGATCTTTGGAGAAATCCTCCACCAAATGGACAGTTGCCCCTCTCTTTTTCTTTTCAATCGTTTCGAGCAGAGCGTAGCCGAAAGTGTAACTCGCTCCACCAGGTGTGAAACGCGTTGTGTTGATGGAGGAAGCGTATCTCAAACCGATATCTGTGGACAAAGCGTTCTGTTTGTAAAGATCGAAAATCACATCGTTTGCCCTACCTTCTCCCTGCTCTTTCGACTCGTAAACTATTGCGACTCCTTCGTGCAAATACATGGGAGTCAAGATCGATTGAACGGCAGCAGCTACAGAATGCCCAAAGATCGAGAGTTTTTCTGCATAAGGTGCGAACTTATTGGCAAGAAAAAGATGAGCAAGTTCATGTCTGAAACAGAATACAACCCAGTCTTCATAGTTTGGTGTGAATTGGTACGGGTCCATATCGCTCACGTAGATGACGATCACGTTGTTCAATGGATTTGCATAACCGTTAGAAAGATCAGATTTGAGCAGATAAACTTTCGGTCGCTTCCGCAAGGAGGATTTGAACTCAGCCGTGAAGTTCTCGTACACTTCATCTGCTTTTTGGGACAATCTGTACGCCGATCTTGCCAAACCATCATCGTAAAGTATGTCCAGATATTTTGTGGATAACATGTTGAAAGTTCCTGCTGCCCAGAGAGTGGAAGCAACGATGATAAGGAAAAACGAGTGTAACGATCTCATCCGCTTCTCTCCAATCTTTTAGTTATGTAGTTGACAACGACCTCCACTGCCCTGTCGTTGTAACCACCCTTTGGCACGATGATGTCTGCGTAGCGTTTCGTTGGCTCCACGTAGGCATCGTGCATAGGTTTAACAGTTTCAAGGTATTGCGCTATCACGTTCTCAACGTTTCTTCCTCTCTCTTTGATGTCACGCATGAGCCTTCTTATGAATCTGATATCGCTTTCGGCATCCACATAAACTGAGAGTTCATAAAGTTCTCTGAGTTCTTCATAATAGAGCGCAAAGATGCCTTCGACCAAAACCACTTGCCTTGGTGAAAAACTGATCGTTTCATTCTTCCTAGTGTAGGTCACAAAATCGTAGGTAGGAACCTGAACCGTGTGACCAGAAGACAACTTCCGCAGATGTTCGACGAGCAGTTGGTACTCTATAACATCTGGATGATCATAGTTGACTTTTCTGCGTTCTTCCAGTGGCATATGACTCATATCTTTGTAATAGTTGTCCATTGGTAATATCGCGCATCTCTCTTCACCCAGATGCTGTACGATCCTTCTCGCAACAGTAGTCTTCCCAGAACCAGTTCCTCCACCTATACCGATCATGATCAAGCTTTCAACCCCTACATAACTCAATTTAACACATCCTGTTGAAAATAGCCAAGCAAAACTTACCGATCATCAATATAATTGAATGGAATCCAAATCTTGGTGGAATTTCCGGACGGTGATGTTTTTGAAAATTTTTCTCATCAGACATGCCAAGACCGATTGGAACGATCTAGGCCTCTGGCAGGGAAACACCGATGTGCCTCTGAACGAAGCTGGTTTTGAACAAGCAAAGAAGATCGCTCAGAAACTTTCAAAGCAACATGTAGAAGCGATCTACACTAGTCCGCTTTTGAGAGCCAAGCAGACCGCTTCCGTCATCTCGGAGATGTTGAACGTTCCACTTTTTATCGACGAACGGCTCAGAGAGTGTGAGATATCTCTGTGGAATGGTCTGACGATGCAAGAAACACTCGAAAGGTACTACAACGAATACACGCTTTGGTCAACACAACCCAACGCTGAGATCGAAGGTGTAGAATCCCTCCAAGAAGTTCAAGATCGTTTTCTGCGGTTCGTTGAAGAGATCAACAAGAAAGCCTTCGAGTCCGTTGCGGTGGTGTCACACGCATTGATACTTCGAACGTTCATTTGTTGGGTGTTGAAGTTACCACTCACAGAGCACAAAAATTTTAAATTGGACAACGCCTCAATCAGTCTCGTTGAAACGCAGAGTAGATCGCGGTTAGTTTATTTGAACGACACTTGTCATCTTGATTGACTCAAAATATCTTGCTACTCGCCTTGGGACCTGGAGTTTTGTCGTACGCCTCGATCGGCCAGAATCTGTAAACGTATTCGTACCTATCAATTTTCACGTTCGGATCCTTTGGTACGTGGAATAAATCGTGAACAGCGGTGACATACTTATAGAACGTGTCTCCACGGGGAACGAGTTCTACTACGACATTGAACATTACGCTGTAACCGCTCATTTGATCGTAAAACAACAACGTCGCTCTGGGATCTTTCAGCACATTTCGATAACTGTTTTTATAGAACATTTCTATACTTGAAAGTATTCTTCTATCAAAAATTTCAGGTTTTTCGTACAGATCGAGCAAAAATTGTACTCTTTCTTTGAACGTTTCGTTCACACCCTTTTGTCTCGCCATCTCTATGAGGTTGATCGCCTTGTTTGCGAGTTCTTCAAGATACTCCTGCTTTGGTACCAAGCCGAGTCCTTTGATGCAACTGTTTATTGGAAACTCACCCTCCTTCGAGAAAGTTGACATGACAACGGTGTGTGGTGAAAAATTCGGCACACCCTTTTCCAAACCTAGAAAGATCTTCAAACTCTTGGTGCGTGTTTGAATCTGCCAGTTGAAAAATGCTTCATCCATTTCGTGAAGCTTGTAACATTTTTCCTCTCCGTGAACATTCACAAAAACGTTGTTGGTTGTGAATTTCATATCATTCCCTCCTGTTAGAAATTTTGGGATTCAAGATCCTTTCACTCGCCACACCGAGCGACATTATCGAAAAAGAAGCAAGAAAGATGGCCAACCCTGGGAAAACGATCCACCACCATGCACCAAGAACGAGTGCGTTACACGTTCTCGCCAAGCTCAGCATCTTGCCCCATGAAACAACCCTTGGATCTGAAAAGCCCAAGAAAGACAACCCCGCTTCCGCGAGCATCGCACCGGCGGCGGAAAAAGCCGCGTTCACCGCTAAAACGGGGTATGAAGCAGGCAATAGATGTTTCCTGATGATGTACCACTTGCTCGCCCCAGCGCAAAAGGCCGCCTCAACGTAACCCCTCTTTTTTTCAGAAAGAACTATTGCGCGAACCACCCTCGAAACGCCAGCCCAACCAAAGATGACCAGTACGAACACTAAAGTCCAAAAACTACTCCCCAGATACGTCAGGATCATTATCATGATCGGAAGACCTGGTAACACCATGACGAAATCGACGGTCCTCATTATTAAAGTGTCGATCCCCTTACCAAAAGCGGCCGCGATCACTCCGAGCAAACCACCAACGACGGTGACACCGAGAGCTGTCAAAGCTCCTACAGTCAGTGAAGTTCTAGTTCCATAAACGATCTGGCTGAAGATATCAGCACCGTACCAATCTGTGCCCATGATGTGTCGCTTTGAAGGAGGTTGAAGCCTACGACCTCTTTGGGTGATATCGTAAGGATTGTAAGGAGCAATCAGTGGTGCAAAGATTGCACAGAAGACGAATGAGCAAAGAATCACAAACCCAACCGTTCCTTCAAAAGAACTGAAAAGCTCATAGAAAAAGTAGAAGATTCTTCTGCGTCTCATTCAAATCTCACCCTTGGATCGAACACTGCTTGCAACACATCCGCGATGAAGTTGGCGAGAATTACAGAAACGATCGTTATGATGACCGTTGCTTGCAATAAAGGATAATCTGAGTTCCTTGAAGCTTCGAGTACTAAAAGACCCATGCCTTTCCAGGAAAAAATGGTCTCGATGAGCACAGCGCCACCCAGCATACCAGCGATACGAAGCGTGAGCATGGAAAAAAGAGGACCCAAGACGTTCCTGAGGATGTGCCTCTTTCTTATCCGCCGTTCGCTCAATCCTTTCGCCTTAGCTGTGAGAATGAACTCTTCGTTGAGAATCGAAATAACCATGTTTCTAACATACATAGCGAATCCCGGTACGTTCACCATGAAAATCACAAGCCAAGGGAGAAAGGCATGCCGAAGCAAACTTAAAAACGCAGAAATGCCTGTTGCGTTCGAATCGATCATTCCCTGAAGTGGAAACCAACCGAGTTTGAAAGAGAACAAAAGTACTAACAGCAACGCAAACCAAAACGTGGGAACAGAATGGAGGGCAAAAGCCACATAACGAACGAATCTGTCTGCGAAAGAATTCCGCTTGCAACCTATATAAACACCGAGTTGCAATGAAGCCAGCATACCGAGAAGCGTTGGAACAGCCGTGAGCAACAACGTCCAGGGTAGTCGTTCCAAAACCACACTCACGACGCTTCTGTTGTAAGTGTACGATACTCCAAGGTTTCCTCTGAAGAACTGTTTCAAAAAGCTCAAATATTGAATGAGCACAGGTTTGTCCAAACCGAAAGCGGCCTTTATCTCCTGCTTGACTTCTTCAGGAATCCTGGGATCGCCATAAAAACGCTCTGCCGGATCGCCCGGCAGAGCCCTTATGAGAATGAAACTTACAGTCAATGCGAGTATGATCGTCAAAAACATCTGGATTATTCTCTTTATAAGGTAAGAAAAACTCATGAGAATGTCACCTTACAGGTTTAAGCGATTTCAACGATTCTACATTCATCACACCTTCCGTTGGTGAAACAATCCAACCTGTGAAGTTCTTAACACTGTAGGCTTCTATATCCACAGGCACAAGTATAGGCACAACGGGGACGAATTCTGCAATGAGTTTTTGTAAATTCTTAAAAGCTTGAATGCGCTCATTTTCAGAGAATGCCATCCATATAGATTCAAGTGCCGAATCGAGCTCCTTAATACTCACACCGCCGTAATTGAACCCCGTCACTTGACCATCCTTCATCGTACCTCTAGATGAATGTAGATGGTAGAATGCCATTTCTGGATGGCTCCCAAGATTGTAAGCGTGCAGTGCCAGATCGAAGTCAGCCTTTTTCAACTTCGTCGTCAAACCTTCTGGCCCTTGAACATCCAATTCAACCTCAATACCGACGTTTTTCAGATAGAGTTTGATATACTCAGCTGTATCCATCGATCTCCTATCGGAAGAAACCAAAAGCGTCAGTTTTCTCCCATCGTAGTTACTCTTCTTCAAGAATTCCTTGGCCAGCGGTAGATTCTGTTGAACAGTCCCCACACTTTCATCGTACACGACCTTCGCTCTTTTCGGTATCAGTCCAAGTGATGCGATGTCTGCAAGACCACCGTAAACTTTTTCTACGAGCTCTAC contains:
- the galT gene encoding galactose-1-phosphate uridylyltransferase, whose translation is MPEFRKDPVLKRWVIIATERAKRPHDFARPKVEEKAAFCPFDYGNEHTTPPEVLAFRPADTAPNTPGWWVRIVPNKFGAVNPTLSPKRYGVGMFDAMDGFGYHEVIVETPDHNTHLALMDHKQVEEVVWAYKLRYETIAKDSKVQYILIFKNHGRDAGASLLHPHSQLIALPIVPKRVQEELSGSKEYYSYKERCVFCDIVSQELERKERVVEENEDFVSIEPFAARFPCETWILPKRHMHSFGDVTEREVKNFAKILKNTLYRIFAALDNPPYNFMLHTAPTDGEGKIYYHWHLEIVPRLTNVAGFEWGSGFYINPMPPEEAAKYLRAVEIT
- a CDS encoding stage V sporulation protein S; translated protein: MEILKVSSSSNPNKVAGAIAGALSKSDRVEIQAIGAGAVNQAVKAIAVARRFLNENGKDLYMVPGFMEAKIENETRTGISFKVFVTAKQA
- the udk gene encoding uridine kinase, producing MIMIGIGGGTGSGKTTVARRIVQHLGEERCAILPMDNYYKDMSHMPLEERRKVNYDHPDVIEYQLLVEHLRKLSSGHTVQVPTYDFVTYTRKNETISFSPRQVVLVEGIFALYYEELRELYELSVYVDAESDIRFIRRLMRDIKERGRNVENVIAQYLETVKPMHDAYVEPTKRYADIIVPKGGYNDRAVEVVVNYITKRLERSG
- the rpsO gene encoding 30S ribosomal protein S15, coding for MDKEQKQQIIEQFRINEKDTGSVEVQIALLTARINHLTEHLKLHPKDFHSRRGLMKMVGRRRKMLRYLKRVNPESYRSLIEKLNLRK
- a CDS encoding glycogen synthase, which encodes MRVAMIAYEVHPFAKVGGLADVIGALPKAIEKSGAKVSIFMPLHKLVLKNSEKFGYRIVEVAKSIPVENVQTQEKFDLYKSQLPGSNVTVYFIANNYYFSADNVYEGPDLAEQAIFFCAASIQAIKHLSEQFDIVHAHDWQTGLVPVYLKTLYRVDPFFSRTAIVFTIHNLGYQGVFSPNYMKFAGLPGYLFNIDGLEFYGRINFLKGGILFSDVITTVSPTYAQEIQTEEYGEKLDGVLRLRAEDLYGILNGIDYEDYNPATDKKIYVNYDLNSLEKKYENKKRLQKDLNLPVREDVPLIGMINRLVDQKGLDLIEKIADYLFLFDVQFIVLGTGEKRYEEMFQRLQKDYPDKVSSNIKFDIELAQKIYAGCDMFLMPSRYEPCGLGQMYSLRYGTVPIVRYTGGLADTVKEYDAQTGLGNGFGFREYDPAHLLLAVARAIHFYRNEKHHWKRIIQNAMQTDVSWERSAKQYLKVYQEALKKRRV
- a CDS encoding histidine phosphatase family protein; amino-acid sequence: MKIFLIRHAKTDWNDLGLWQGNTDVPLNEAGFEQAKKIAQKLSKQHVEAIYTSPLLRAKQTASVISEMLNVPLFIDERLRECEISLWNGLTMQETLERYYNEYTLWSTQPNAEIEGVESLQEVQDRFLRFVEEINKKAFESVAVVSHALILRTFICWVLKLPLTEHKNFKLDNASISLVETQSRSRLVYLNDTCHLD
- a CDS encoding polyribonucleotide nucleotidyltransferase, which encodes MKYWHRTILGKEFYVEHGRLAKQANGAILARIGDTTVLATAVMSDQVTEGVDFVPLTVEFQERFYAAGKIPGGFIKREGKPSEAAILSARTIDRPIRPLFPKHLRNEVQVIVTVISADPVNPPDVVGVMAASLALNVSDIPFNGVVAAVRVGLIDGEVIFFPTDEQIERSLIDIVVAGTADAITMVEGEAKEVSEEQMIEVLFKAHDAIKKIVEFEQDIISEFNVSKVQIEEKKLPEEIEKDFLSLIDEAELRKRLLTQGKKARAQAIGEYYESIVNRLKEKYAEELLNQYIIQLKDLYEEKMKHRMRRIIVEEGIRLDLRGPKDIRPISCEIGLLPRVHGSALFTRGETQSLGIVTLGAPMDEQIIDTILEEGTKRFMLHYNFPPFCTGEVKPLRGPSRREIGHGHLAERALKFVLPSEDEFPYTIRVVSEILESNGSSSMATVCSGSLALMDAGVPVKKHVAGVAMGLIIEPDSEVVLTDIMGAEDHWGDMDFKVAGTKDGITAFQMDCKVSGVSRELLYRALNQAKEARLFVLEKMYNTIDKPRSSLSVYAPIIKTTVVDPTRVGEIIGPGGRVIKGIIKEFDVQISVDDETGRVSVIGNSEQKVDSAINKINEIVRDIAVGDIFEGKITRIEPFGVFLEVGPGKIGLLHQSKIASNIKTLKIGDTLKVKVCNIDNLGRLQFEEIPSSDHSEGERKPTRERLMKEEKGPVRPRNKPKSDED